The Solea solea chromosome 15, fSolSol10.1, whole genome shotgun sequence genome segment TTTAATTTTGTTAATGAACTAAGCTAAATAGCAGCAAAATGTTCACGTTGTGGTGAATTACTTAGTCCATTAAGGGAGGAGAATATTTGCAACACAGTTGGAGCATTAAGTATTTGAAACAGCTGCTAATGGCTCAGtcgtaaatgcatcagcacaaatgtgttattaacagATTTGTTCTTTAGAAGATGTTGTAAGTAAACAAGTATATCAAGATTATATTAATATCAATAGATACCCAGGGTTATGATATCTGTATCCGACATTTAATAGTGGTATTTAGCCATTCCTTACATGAATCGTTTAGCTATCTTTTGTTGACATGtgtaatgaaaaataacacTGGTAGTCTTTACATTAAAACAGGGCAGTGGGTTAAACAGTATTGTTCAAATACTGTTTTCTTGTGTCtgtcttatcttatttttaGTGATCAAACTATTCTGATTATATCCACTCTCGATGtctgattatttattttgtaggcATTGAGAAAACTGACTGAGTTTGTGGCTCCTCTTTTGTTAATTTCTTTTGTTTAGGTCCTCAGCTGAATGGACAACTAGAGGGCTGGCTGTCCCAAGCGCAGTCCACATTCAGACCTGCTCGAGCCATCATAGCGCCGTAAGCACATTTTGACAACTTAAGAAAAATGTAATATGAGCATTTCAAATGATATCGGTAATGTGATTTCACTCTattatgacatgtttttgttttcaggcaTGCTGGGTACACCTACTGTGGAGCTTGTGCAGCACATGCCTACAAGCAGGTTGATCCCTCTATTACGTAAGTGATTCAGATTTCAGATCTCTTAACCTTATTTACATTGTATGACTGTTTCTTATGCTGGATTGCCCTAAAACTGAACATATTTAGTTAATTTAAGAAGATAGTACGTAGTGCCAGCCAGTGGTGTGCTTTTCTAAATGTAGTGAGATAAATTGCTATTGCCCTTCAGTCGTAGAGTGTTCATCCTGGGACCTTCACACCACGTGGCCCTTTCCCGCTGTGCCCTGTCACCTGCACACATCTATAGAACACCTCTCTATGACCTGAGAGTCGACCAGAAGAGtatgtaaaacattttgtgCATCATTATTTCTacctttggtttgtttgtttgttaagcTTAAACATGCTAATTGGTCAATTGTGTCTGAAGGTATTGGGTGATGTGAGAGAGTAACATAAGCACAGTTATGTCACAACAATATGAATGGTTGTTTTGCAGTACTCCAGAATGAGCCATTTATTTTTAGGTCAGGAGCCAAGTCAGCTCTACTGAGGCCAACCATGCTTTTACAATAtaccacaatggacaaactcaaacatcttttgagctttgatgctaactgaagacACTTGACAGGgaggggtgaggtgagggatattcagctgcaacatgcaactttacCAATAAATGCTTCCAAATTACACACTGTACTCTACCTACCACAGTGTATTTTGGAACATTTCAAGTCAAAAATAAAGCCATTGCTATAATTGACAGTTTAACCTGAATAAAGCTCCAACATGCAAACCTTACACAGTCTTAAGGATTGATTCACCTTTTTATTAGGAACCATACAGTTGTATAGTTCAAAAAATGAGCTAACTCTCAACCTCATGATAGTGTGCATAAATTAAAGTGAAACTCACCTCTCTTTTACAGTTTATTCTGACCTCTGGAAAACTGGGTTGTTTGAGCGGATGAGTCTGAAGACGGATCAAGACGAGCACAGTATTGAAATGCACTTGCCTTACATTGCTAAAGCCATGGAGAGGTAATGCACATTGGAGGGGCATTCACTTAAGTAACTAATTGACACTAACAATTTGTAAAGAGGATGAAACCTCAAAATGGTTCAGAAAAGCAGGGATCAGATACAATGAAATTAATCAAACTTATTAGTACAAGCATATTGTCcaaatgtgttgatttaaagCCTGTGGTCAGACATTAATGTAGGtgttgcatgtactgtataaagATGTCAGGTTATCGTGTCGCAGGCTGATGGACACTTGAACTGCACCGAAGCAAATTTTATTTCCACATATGACCATTGGacattgttaaataaaaatgttgatgtttttgtcgATGTTTTAGCCGCAAAGATGAGTTTAGCATCATCCCTGTGCTTGTGGGTGCCCTGAGTGAGTCTAAGGAACAGGAATATGGAAAGGTGCTCAGCAAGTATCTGGCAGACCCTTCCAACCTTTTTGTAATCTCATCTGATTTCTGCCACTGGGGTAAGTACTGACCAATCAAAACAATAGAAAGTAACAACTCTATCCTGTCCATTTAAAGTACAGTGTTTGAGCTCAGGATTATTTCTGTGATGATGTCCCTTTCTCCTTTGAAGGTCATCGGTTCCACTATACATACTACGATGAATCTCAAGGGGAGATCTACAGGTCTATTGAACATCTTGATAAAATGGTAAAGAAGTGTAAATGTGAGCTCACttgtggaataaataaatacatacacatacacattaatataaaaatgacacCAACAATACTAAGAATGTGGTTCTAATGAGCTCTCTTTCAGTTTATATAATTACATCCGGATCCAGGAAATTTAAACTACAGAATGGCTCACAATAGCTTATAAATGTACTTTATTGGGTTCTAGAGATCACAATATACTTCAGTGTAAAGttgttttgaaagaaaaactgcatttaAGAATGGTTGTTCCATACTTTTAGGACAGTTATGCCTTTTCAAAAGGGTACATTCATGTTTTATGACTCtttccccttttttcctctTGCCCGTGAAGGGGATGGGCATTATAGAGCAGCTGGATCCCATGTCTTTCACCAACTACTTGAAGAAGTACCGCAACACCATATGTGGACGTCACCCAATTGGAGTGCTGTTAAATGTAAGTACCATAGAAATAGAGTGGTTTAGTTGATTGTTTCTTAACTAATATGTAAAGCTTTCTGTTCTCACACAGTGAAGATGAAGTTTGAATTGGTAATGTTATTACAGTAACCTTCCAGaattccttttcatttttgataCAATGCGACATTAAGAAAGCCATCATGTCAAATTACAGTGTTTTAATTAAGGCTTAGTTATGTCTGCAGGTACAGCCAGACGTGATCATGACTGCGGCATGTGTTATAGCAGACAGATGTGACAGACTGTCAAATCTATGCTTGACGCTCTagcttgtttttgctttttacaAAACACCCTCTAAACTTTGCATATCATTTCTGAGTgaaaaatattttcataaaaaacatcacattattGGAGTCAAGCCACTCctgaaaagagagagatagagatgttTATTTGCACCCGACAGTCGAACCAATCAGAATGTAGCGCCAATCTAACTGCACGTCTCCTGTGTTCAGCACAGTTGCGAAGTTTGGATAGACAGTAATGCATTAGCAGCAAAGATCAATAAAAGTATGATGTTAGTGTAAATGTATCTCCCTTTGTGGAAATGACACTTGCTGTCCTTATTGGTGTTGGGGTGCCTCATGGTGGTGCTTCTCTTTCTCAGGCTGTGGCCGAGCTGAGGAAGTCTGGTTTAGAAATGGACTTCTCTTTCCTGAACTACGCCCAGTCAAGTGAGTGCAGGAACAGGCAGGACAGCTCCGTGAGTTATGCTGCCGGGGCGCTCATCGTTCATTGAGGTTGACTTCCGCAGGGGCTAATGCAGCGCTGCCACCCTGTCCTTACTATCTATCGCCATAACCCCAACACCCTCCCTGTCACCCCGACCCCAGTTGCACCCACTATTTACTGGAAGGACCTAGACACTCGAAGCCAATAcagtcctctgtctctccctcttctcAGTTTGAAGTGAGTCTCAGAGAGTTTGGTTGATGCATTTTTCCTTGAAGTGCGGTTTTGAGATTATGTTAGAGCAAATGGTTTGACGAGATGGGAAGAATGCATATTAATTTGGCTTAGTGTACACATTGGGAGGGAAAtaaatattagtttttttttgcaaggaCTGTAGTTGTCCTCTTAgtccatttttgttttcctgaaaaaCAGTGGGTTTGAGTTGTAATGCAATATTTACATTTGGCCTCTTGGCAATTTGTGCTCATGTAATTTGCATcagaaaaggaataaaaaaataaaactgcagctCGAAATGGAGAACAGTGAAATGTTACCAGATAATAGTGAAGTGAGTGTTTTGACTGACTGCTTTAACAGTGTCATGGGAAATTTCTACTAATGCATAACGTCCTATATTGTAGTTGCTAATAAAGGGCTGCACCCAACAGAGTTCACTAACTCCCTgtacaaaaccaaaaacattattACCCTCATATTAGTTCATCAAATATGATCTTTTATTCACATGTTATTCCTTTtcatttattcctttttttagtACTATTACTAGGCACAATGGTATTTACTTAATTAGTGTTCAGATTTGAACAAAAGCAGTGTGATCAGTGAAGCTGCAAAGTCAACAACATAGTTTACCTTTTAAATTAGCTGTGCAACACTGCTCCCCGATTCCATACATGTGTAGCATCATAGATATGTTTTTCCGGGTCCAGACTGTGGTTAAACGTTTGCCACAGAACTGTCATGAAACTTGGATATATTGTGCAAAAGACTCCAACACTGACATCTCTAGTCTTTGTTTACACTGCCACCTTAAATCTCTGTTGTTATTGAACTGTCAAATAGAAGACTCTATTAGAGTTATAGATGTACAGTAGGTCATAGTTCAGTAAATGAGGTTAGGTTTGTTGCACATTCAGATCTGTTAGAGCagcaacacttttgttttgccTGGAACAACATAGTGAGGTGGTTAAGGCTTAGATGGTCTGATAAACTGAAGGAACTGTTACTAAATCTATTTGTTAGGTTGTAATTTACAGCTCTttctctatatacagtatgatttGATTTAAGAATACAAAATGTTATTGGAAAGATTTCGGTCTTTATCCTCAAtcaaatgtttgtatttacagtttTGCTGCTCTCCATTCAATGAGAGTATTTTTATGACAAGATTagcaaacatgaatgaatggagTTCAGCACAGAGTTACAATGTAATGCTTCTATCCTTGGGTGACAGATGCTGTTGGATGTAAAcgtataatatactgtatttttcagtTATTTGCAGTGTAATCCTGCTGCCTGCaatattttcatgtattttcaaactgcatttaaaatatgaatacagAAACGTGACGATTTATAGTGCCACTTTAGGCTTACAGTAAGATTATGACATCTTTGTCAGTGGCTGACTTATGTTGCCACATTCCCATCAACACGATGCAGTCCACTAACACTGGTCTCCCTCTTTCAGTACCATTTCAATATCTGGTTGAACCAAGTGAGCAGAGACTGAAAACTGATGTTTCTGATGTTAATTTAAGGGAAACTAGTAAAGCATGACACACTGTGTGCTATTGTGCCTTTTATCACTGttgcacatatacatataaagctttttctcttttttagtcttgttgtaaaatgtgtactttcggttattgttttttttctacatgtaTCATCCCTCCTTTGCCTATAGTGTCCGACAATGCCTCCATGTCACCCAGCACTCCAGGAGTATGTGACCTGTCCCTTGTATCTGTTGGCCCAAAATGGCACCAACTGTTATCTCCTCTCTCCAGCAGGGAGTGGTATTCTGTTCTCTCCACCTCACCTCATtcctgtagagagagagaggcaaaggCTGAACCTCAACACTGTTCGTTTTCTGTTAATGGATCTTTGTTTGTCTCTTAGAAAatgatttttgtattatttgtctCTTGCTTAGAGAATGGGAACTTACACAACACAAACCTAAAATATACTACTTAACTGCTCCATGAATGGAGTTGTTTCGATCTCAGGTTCCACTGACAAAGCATCCCAAAATCCTTCAATAAAGGCTGTGGATTCATGTTACAAACAAGTAAAATATACTGAAAAGCCTGTCTGCTCTGGTGTCTTGTTCTTCATGTAGCTACATTCATACAACATGGACTTGGTTCATATATTATAAATCACTGTTTCTAGGCACTGGCGTCTGGCAAATGCTATCTACTCCTTCACTGTGCCAGCACTGCATCATTTCTGTACTGTAGCATGTTGAGTTTGGTTGTGAACTGAGCGTATTTCAACCCAGCATACAAAGTGTGAAACGGATGCTTTTCTGGAGTTCTGGCAGAATCAGCTTAGAATAAATATCTTCTTTGTTTAACAGTGGAGGCATTTATTCATGTCACCAACAGAGGGAGCCAGTTGTTGGAGGaaaactgcaaaataaacacatgaccACACAATGCATGTACGCCTATAGCAGAAACACAGTTAATTTAAACAGTCCTGTAAAAAAAACGAAAGTACTGCAGCTGACTTAGAATTAAGGAACATCATGCATGATGCTGTACAGTAATGCCTCATATTTCAAAATAAGCATAGGCCATAAAAGCTGATGTTGATTTGACAATATGTTAACGATATTTGTGGTGATTGCAGAACTAGTTAATTTTCCATGTAATGCATAATTACAGCTCTCAAAATATGGAATCCCCTTGTGACACATACCTTTGTAACAAGTAACTGTCTATTGTTCGATACTCAGATGCGGTGTAATGTTTCCAGTGAGTCATTCAAGGAACAATGGACAgactttcattttattgatcTATGGTAGTGTACTGATCATTTTTCAATTACTGTGTGCAATTTGAGGCCACATAGTGGCTCACTGTTCAGGATCACATTAGTTCTACTGTtgtattagtaaaaaaaaaaaaatattcacgtttatcttgtaaaaaaaaccGATAGGAATGTTATCAGTATTTCTGGCTACATCTGGACTTTAATGACTTTATTGCAGTGAGTTTAGTTGTGATCCCTTGCACAAATGTGATTTCTCATCACTAGGTCATTGTTCactgtacaaaattcacatgGTTTGAGATGCAAACATTGCTGTCTCTGTAAACAAGATGTACTGCATGGCAGGTGTGATTTGTTAGTATGCAATGTATGGTGTTGACAGATCCTTCCATTCAATCCATTCATTGTGTTCACTCCTAATCATGGCAGTGGGACATTCTGCATTTTAACAACTGTGCTTGCATTCTTAAGTACAAACGGATAATCATAACCTCACCTCTAGCAATGTTTGTACCCATGCCGTGAAAAGGTGAGCAGTATTATATTTCAGCAGACTGACACACCTCTCATTGATTTTGGAGGAGTCAAACAGGCTTTTTTAGATCCATTTTCATAGACACCAAAGTCTAGTTTTAAAGCATAAAATATGACTGAAACGTTCAATGTCTCAGTACAGCACAGTACTGTGAGATGCACTGCTATTGGCATTTGGTCAACTGCCTCAGCTATGAGATCATTCTTGTAGGACTCTGCAACATGTTCCATCACAGGAAGACCCAAAGCTGCGATGGACGCCACATTGTACTCCCCTCCTCAGTTAGAGTTGCCTATTTCCTGCAGGAGACACCAGCTTTCCTGAACCCCCTCCTCTTAAAGGTTACCTCACATAGATCCTCCAGTATGGAGAAGTATCTGCTGCATGCAACCTTTTGCATGCACTATTTTCAAAGGTAAATGCAGAGGCCTATGCCTATGCTGGAGTCTGTTTCATGtgtaatgaaaagaaaatattaatgcAAAGTACAAGCAAAAACAGAGATTACACATTACACAGCTAACTACTTCAGAGAGCTTGTGGAGTGGTTTGGCTTTGCTTTGGTCACCTTGTCAATTCCAGCCTTCTCCTTCACTGTGTCCAGTCTGGGTTATATTGGATCAAGAGCAGTTTACCATCATAGGTGCCTAAAAGACTAAAACACAAGTACAATGACACTTGCCCCAGGGATTATCATCTTTATAATTACTATGATCTTCCCTTCTTCGCAGGTTTTACCAGGAGAAATTCAACGACTATCCCAAATCATGAAAGGCTTTAATTCCATTGTTCCTCTGGGCAAACTGCACAATGATTTCCCCTCCTACTGTTATACTTTAAAATAGAACAGAGATTACATCATAATCTGTTTTGGATGATTTTTGCTTGCAGTCTTGCCACCAGAgaacaaattaatttttttctaatcctttcaaacacaaaaggaaCTTGCAAACAGTACTGACAACATAACTTGGTGGACATAGCTGTGATGTAGTGACTATCTAACCAGTTATAGGTTTAAACTGGGAATATTTTGGATGCCGTAAATACAATTCTGAAAAAGGTAGAACATTTCCACAGTGAATGCTGATAGATAGAAACTTTTTAAAACATCAAttatatgtgttttaaattCTTAAGCATCTGATGAGAGAAAACTGAGTGACTGTTTGTGTAGAATATGACACTTAGAGCTGTTTCTACTCAAGTCCCTGTTCCTGGAATAATCCAAACGGTCGTCACTGCTAGCCGCAGTTGCTTTTATTGATTGACAAATGCATAACTTAACATTACTGCCCCATACCATGttctttatattatttatatttatattatcatGTTATTCATTGTTGTTAACATTGTCATacattactgtatatatgacGCTGTTGCTGTCCGTCTTAGAGATTTTTACTTTGCTTATTtattaatgaataattaatataatCAATACTTTTTAACAATTGTATTGAAAAATAAGGCCACATAAATCTGGTATAGGtagtatatttacagtaaatattgtattgtacctttgtaaagaaaaaaacagcatacacatgagaaaaaaaatctactaaTTCACATCTTGAATTATATATCTCACATCTAATGCAAGATTAGCAGTTTCTACTGCTACTTGCAGTGCGTTGAGTTTAGCTGTGAAGGAGTCCAGCACACGTGGTCGCACAGCAGGATCCACAGACAGGGATGCTGGTGAGAATGCTGTGTATTTAGTGTTTATGTATGTCCACTTCCTACTTGGGCTACTTCCCACAAGTCCACAGCCACAGAAGCCCAAGCTATCCTCAATACCTCCTTTCGTCATATCTGCAGGGATGGTCCAGTGGTGAGCGTGAGTCAGATCAATTAAAGAATTCCCTCCACTGTGCTCCAGTGCTTTGGCCACAGACTCCAGGGAGCGACAGAATCCCTCCATGCAAAGATGGTACTCAGAGTGCGAACACCCCAGTACCGCTGCAGGCTCTGATACTTCACTGCTCTACGATTGGAAATGTAAcataatacaatacaacaaaTGATTTAGATTAGATTGCTCTGAAAATAGATTTAACCAGCACATTTTCTAGATATTGGCTCTCACCTTGTGTCTGATGTAAGCAGCTAAGTGTGTCTCAGTACATCCACCTCCAAGTAAAGCAGCTGGATCTCTAATGGTGAGTCTCAACACATGCTCTGTCTTCTGACACACCACCTGTGAcagacatgcagacagacaATACAACATGAGTTCATCTTTCACCTCCTTCCACCCCTGTAATGGACATTCCAAGCTGCTGTGCATTAGGCACCTAAAAGCAAAGGAAGATCATTTGGATATTATGAGTTAAACACTCGTCACTTTATCTTACCTTCAGCTCACTTAACATTGTCTCGTTCCTGTGGCAGAGGACCATGGTGCAGATTGCTGACTCCCCTGAGGGTCGTAAATGCAGCAATGTCTTAGAGCCAAACTGCCTTACACTGATTTCCCTCACCTCCCCATAGGCCTTGGCTGGGAGTGTGGTATGTAATGTGGCCACAGGTTGAGCACCTATTAgttaaaacacatgaaagatGAGCAGAGTACATACTACTCTTCcttaacatatactgtatttcccCTTATTTAGATTCAGAGTTAGATAAGCTTTATTCTGGTACAttacattatacatttatttattccaatGTTATCTTCACTGAATCTACGGTGCATCACATATGTATTAGACAAAATAACTATTGTTATTGCTGTTATATTACATCAGATATACTACTATATCTGATGTAAAGTATCAGATgtagaaatttttttttaactcatacTTTACTGCACTACATAAATATGCAATTATAAATCTGCCAACAGGCCCGTGAGGCTTACCTGTCAGCTGAATAAGTGGTTCCATGAGATAAGCTCCTAGTCTCTCTATGACAATAACGCCTTCACTCCTCAGGTATTGCTGGAGGACTGGGTGGATAACCTTCTGGCATGCAAAGAGCTTTACCTCATCTGTAACCACCTGTTTGCCGAGCTCCAGGAGTTGTTCTAGGATCTGTAAATCTGAGTCTACACCTGCGGGAACCTCGATTAACCCTTCTCCTAGTTCACAAAGGTCTCCAGCAAGGGATGCACTGAACACCACCACAGACAGTGGACTTGGATTCAGGTTGTCTTCCTTGTTGAGGCAAAAGTCACCAGTAACATCCAGCAGTAAACCTGGAAACACTGCAGAGTTAAGCACAGGATGGCCCTCAACGTAGGCACTCACTGTCTTGCCCAGCATGACAATACCTGGGTTGTTACAGGGAAGAGTCAGCAAAAATGCTTGCACAGCCAACCTGCTGATGTGCAGCATCTCCTGCTCTGTCAGCACACATGCGGGTTTACTGGAGATAACACTGCGAGCTAATGTGATCAGGCTCTGGCTGCTGCAGAAGTCGAGCTTCACTTTGCATCCACAGTCTTCTCCCTGCAGGTAACTGACGCACAGGCCCAACAAGTGCTTGTTTATTCTGATGGTCACATTTGCTGCGAGGCCAGATTGCTGTGCATGCTCAATGAGACCTAAACAAAGAGCGGCAGCGAACAAACCGCAGTCACTGAAACGAGAGACGTGGTTGTGAATCGATGTTTTGATCAGATTCACCAAAGGCTgcgaggaggaaatggctggaAGTAGAACAGAAGAGGTGGAGGTGGTAACAACGTGTCCTCCGATGTTGTTATGCACTTGTTTTAGTCTTCCCGTCGGACCAAAGCAAGAAGCGAGGAGTTGTCTCAGCAAACTGAGCTTGTTGTGAATATCGGCGTTGTCCAGTGGCAGATCCGTACACACAGAGGGAGATTTTTTGACAAGTCGAGACATCgcacactacactacactactcACTACACTACACCTTTGGGCATTTTAAACCACTTGGCGTGACATATATCACCGAGAGTATCGTAATGATTACACACTATTTCATGAAATCAAATACAAAGTCAGCTAGTAGTGTTCCCACGTCCTAAGCCCTAAATGGCACTTGCAGCTTTGCCTGaccaaaaaacacactaatTTTGCCTACTAATTTTAAGTAGTacggtatttatttattttttttaccaaaagtGTTGTGCtcatattttattacattttaaagtcgAATTTCTGTACAGTTTGGTAGCTTTCAATTTCAATATTAACATAGTTTGTTTTCAAGACGCCTTTCGTTTCCATGGTAGTAGTTAAAGCGTTGGGTCCTAATAGGGACCTACTCTGTTAAGAGTCGCACTTTTGCTTTTCTAGAAATTgaagggaaaaaagacaaaaacccaCCCTATAACGCAATAACTCTCATTCCCCGTATTATAATCGAGATGGGAAGCAGCGTAGCCTTCTTACTCTGTGTTTCTGagacatttttatatttgacaGACGCTCCGACCCTTTGCAGTTGGACTACAAACGGGTTGTGACGTCATCTCACACGGCCCTAGTGTCGCTCGACGTTCAAAAGAATTGGCGGTATGTACTCGTTATCAATTTTTAACGT includes the following:
- the memo1 gene encoding protein MEMO1; protein product: MSNQVVCREATHSGSWYSASGPQLNGQLEGWLSQAQSTFRPARAIIAPHAGYTYCGACAAHAYKQVDPSITRRVFILGPSHHVALSRCALSPAHIYRTPLYDLRVDQKIYSDLWKTGLFERMSLKTDQDEHSIEMHLPYIAKAMESRKDEFSIIPVLVGALSESKEQEYGKVLSKYLADPSNLFVISSDFCHWGHRFHYTYYDESQGEIYRSIEHLDKMGMGIIEQLDPMSFTNYLKKYRNTICGRHPIGVLLNAVAELRKSGLEMDFSFLNYAQSSECRNRQDSSVSYAAGALIVH
- the mkks gene encoding McKusick-Kaufman/Bardet-Biedl syndromes putative chaperonin, with product MSRLVKKSPSVCTDLPLDNADIHNKLSLLRQLLASCFGPTGRLKQVHNNIGGHVVTTSTSSVLLPAISSSQPLVNLIKTSIHNHVSRFSDCGLFAAALCLGLIEHAQQSGLAANVTIRINKHLLGLCVSYLQGEDCGCKVKLDFCSSQSLITLARSVISSKPACVLTEQEMLHISRLAVQAFLLTLPCNNPGIVMLGKTVSAYVEGHPVLNSAVFPGLLLDVTGDFCLNKEDNLNPSPLSVVVFSASLAGDLCELGEGLIEVPAGVDSDLQILEQLLELGKQVVTDEVKLFACQKVIHPVLQQYLRSEGVIVIERLGAYLMEPLIQLTGAQPVATLHTTLPAKAYGEVREISVRQFGSKTLLHLRPSGESAICTMVLCHRNETMLSELKVVCQKTEHVLRLTIRDPAALLGGGCTETHLAAYIRHKSSEVSEPAAVLGCSHSEYHLCMEGFCRSLESVAKALEHSGGNSLIDLTHAHHWTIPADMTKGGIEDSLGFCGCGLVGSSPSRKWTYINTKYTAFSPASLSVDPAVRPRVLDSFTAKLNALQVAVETANLALDVRYIIQDVN